Genomic window (Agrobacterium larrymoorei):
TTCTTCGACAACCCGTGGGAGCATCCCGCCTGGAGTTATATCAGGTCGTTTGTCGGACCGGTCGAGGGAGCCATGTCCGTGACACCGGAGCAGACCAAGGCTGATATCATCGTATGGTCACCGCTCCTGACTTTTGTCGTGGCGCTTCATCTCTTCAACCGTCGAGGCGAGGCCTTTCTGCTCCTGTCGATATTGTCGTATCTCGTAGCGGCGGTGGCAGCGATCAGTCTTTGCCAGTTCCTGCTTGCCCCTATGACGGTCGGGTTTGAGACGAAAACCGCCTATATCGGCAGTCTCACCGGCTTTTACATCAACAGGAATTCCGCAGGCACCTATTTTGGCATCGGTATTGTTATCAATGCCGGTTTGCTGGGTTTCTACTTGCAGAGTAGTAGCCTCAGGGCCCTTGCCAGCAAGGTCTTGAACCCCGGTCGCCTGACCAATGTGGAAAAAGCTACGTTTTATATGATAGTTGGTCTGCTCATGGACGTATTGGCGCTCGCGGCCACCCAGTCGCGTGGTGCAACGGCGTCGGTCTTCATCGGGCTGATCTGTCTCGTGTGGCTCTTCAATGGAGGGAAGAGGCGCCGTCGCCGTTCCGCCCCGAGATCAATTGCTCGAGGGTGGCGTTTGGCGCTCATCGTCAGTTTGATGTCGACAGCGACAGTGGTTGTTGCACAAGAAGCTATCTACCGCATGGGGGCTCAATCGGTCGATCAGGCACGGCTGTGCACATTTTCATCGACGGCGCAGGCGGTGCGAGACAATTGGCCGCTTGGCTCCGGTTTCGGCAGTTTCCCGGATGTGTTCCCCGCCTATCGCTCACCGCAATGTTCCGGTATCGAGGGAGTCTGGGATGCTGCCCATAACTCCTACCTTGAGGGAGCGCTTGGGCTGGGCATCGTTTTCGTCGTCGTTTTAGGGGTCGCGCTGACAGCGCTCGGATGGGCGCTTGTGACAGGCTTGCTTGAGCGGTCCCGCTACCGCTTCGCGCCGGTCATTGGCCTGACAAGCCTTCTCGTTGTCGCCTTGCATTCACTCGTAGATTTCCCCCTGCAAATCCCCGGAAACGCGCTCCTTCTTGCAGCCCTTCTTGCTGGCTGCGTGACGATCTCACTGGGAGAAAGACCATCGTTCGATCCGCTCGCGGATACGGCAGTGCAGCGCAGGTCGGCGGCAGATCAATCCTGATGCGAAAGTTGGTTGATTTCTTCGTGAAGCTCCTGCCTGAGCGGGAAGAGGTAACAATCGCGCGCGCCGTTGCAAGAGTTCCCGATGGTGTGCGGGTGTACGTGATCGGCGATATCCATGGTCGCGCGGACCTGCTTGCGCAAACCTTTGCCAAAATCGATGCCAATGAGGCCGCACACCCCTTCAAGCGTAATGTCACGGTGCTTCTAGGTGACTATGTTGACCGCGGTTTGCAGTCCCGCGAGGTCATTGATCAGTTGATCGAACGGCAGATGACGCGGCGTGTGGTGACGCTGCGTGGCAATCATGATGACAGCATGCTGCGTGCGCTGAACGATATGGACATCGCACTGCGGTGGCTGGCTGCGGGAGGCCGCGAAACACTCCATGCTTATGGTATTACTGTTCCCGTCAATATCGACCGTGATAACGTTCATACCGTGATGGCTCTGGCCGTGAAGCAAATTCCCGCCGAACATAAAAGCTTTCTCGAAAGACTCCGCCTCTACGTAACGATCGGTGATTATGCCTTTGTTCACGCAGGCATCCGACCAGGAATCGCGCTTGAAAACCAATCAGCGGTGGATCTTATGTCGATCCGGCAACCCTTTCTCGACTGTGTCCTGCCGCATGATTTCATGATCGTGCATGGGCACACGCCGGTCACTAGCCCGGTTTTCAGGTCGAACCGGATCAATGTCGATACGGGCGCCTATATTACCGGGAATCTCACCTGCCTGGTTTTGGAAGAGGACAGGCAGTTTATTTTAGAACCCCGGAATGAAACTTGCCAAACTGTGCCCGGAAAAATCAGATGCGGCACAGAGAACTGAGAGCATCGCACTGCTTCTTTATCGCTGGGCGACACGGTGGCTCCCTAAGCCGGTATTGTTA
Coding sequences:
- a CDS encoding O-antigen ligase family protein → MGMRAVFFLVLVFPMLTFGAVDFEPLAVITMVVGVSAAIMCWRPFPYPRVSFIAGVALVCLVVLALTQYGQSLRFFDNPWEHPAWSYIRSFVGPVEGAMSVTPEQTKADIIVWSPLLTFVVALHLFNRRGEAFLLLSILSYLVAAVAAISLCQFLLAPMTVGFETKTAYIGSLTGFYINRNSAGTYFGIGIVINAGLLGFYLQSSSLRALASKVLNPGRLTNVEKATFYMIVGLLMDVLALAATQSRGATASVFIGLICLVWLFNGGKRRRRRSAPRSIARGWRLALIVSLMSTATVVVAQEAIYRMGAQSVDQARLCTFSSTAQAVRDNWPLGSGFGSFPDVFPAYRSPQCSGIEGVWDAAHNSYLEGALGLGIVFVVVLGVALTALGWALVTGLLERSRYRFAPVIGLTSLLVVALHSLVDFPLQIPGNALLLAALLAGCVTISLGERPSFDPLADTAVQRRSAADQS
- a CDS encoding metallophosphoesterase; the protein is MRKLVDFFVKLLPEREEVTIARAVARVPDGVRVYVIGDIHGRADLLAQTFAKIDANEAAHPFKRNVTVLLGDYVDRGLQSREVIDQLIERQMTRRVVTLRGNHDDSMLRALNDMDIALRWLAAGGRETLHAYGITVPVNIDRDNVHTVMALAVKQIPAEHKSFLERLRLYVTIGDYAFVHAGIRPGIALENQSAVDLMSIRQPFLDCVLPHDFMIVHGHTPVTSPVFRSNRINVDTGAYITGNLTCLVLEEDRQFILEPRNETCQTVPGKIRCGTEN